In Candidatus Omnitrophota bacterium, one DNA window encodes the following:
- the tadA gene encoding Flp pilus assembly complex ATPase component TadA: MALSLKERLNKILLEKGLITAEKLKEAIGMQREKGGKLSDILINNGLIDRKDLMVVLSEELGIPPINLSRYKIDPSLIQLVPRKFAYRYKMLPISRMGNLLTVAMADPLNIFAVDEIKTLTGFQIGILITTDKDMDEAIDQYYGESAHEAIEEIMEGMDKVGRIEMVEEGAETKKADSTDLVRMTQETPVVAITNLLLSEAVKMRASDILIEPMERVLRVRYRVDGMLKEAKNPPRSMHEAIVSRLKVMSNLNISERRLPQDGRFKIRIQNREVDFRISVLPSSEGEKAAMRILDKSQAMLDVNKLGFEDAPLNDLKREAERPHGMILVCGPTGCGKTTTLYSILKNIDSPEKNIVTVEDPVEYDLYGINQVSIRPEIGLTFAKSLRSILRQDPDVIMVGEIRDFDTADIAIKSALTGHLVLSTLHTTTAPGAVIRLVNMGVEPFLITSSVVLVGAQRLARKICPNCKEEYKIDKAAIERCNIQVSGEPLFYRGKGCKNCINTGYKGRVGLMETLVLTPKIKTLIANRAQEYQIKEAARQEGMVTLRENGLKKVLAGITTWEEVIRLTTGDQDMDTV; this comes from the coding sequence ATGGCCTTATCATTAAAAGAACGCCTTAATAAGATATTGCTTGAGAAGGGGCTTATTACCGCCGAGAAGCTCAAAGAAGCGATTGGAATGCAGAGGGAAAAAGGCGGTAAGCTCAGCGATATTTTAATCAATAACGGCCTTATCGACAGAAAAGACCTCATGGTTGTGCTCAGCGAGGAGCTGGGCATCCCTCCGATAAACCTCTCCCGCTACAAAATAGACCCGTCGTTAATACAATTAGTCCCGCGTAAATTCGCATACCGCTACAAGATGCTCCCGATTTCCAGGATGGGCAACCTTCTTACGGTGGCAATGGCCGATCCGTTGAATATATTCGCAGTAGATGAAATAAAAACGCTTACCGGTTTTCAGATAGGCATACTTATTACTACTGATAAGGATATGGACGAAGCCATCGACCAATATTACGGCGAAAGCGCGCACGAAGCGATAGAAGAGATCATGGAGGGCATGGATAAAGTCGGCAGGATAGAAATGGTGGAAGAAGGCGCCGAAACGAAGAAAGCGGATTCTACCGACCTCGTCCGAATGACCCAAGAGACGCCCGTCGTCGCAATAACAAATCTGCTTCTTTCCGAGGCGGTGAAGATGAGGGCGAGCGATATATTAATAGAGCCCATGGAGCGGGTTTTGCGGGTGAGGTATCGCGTAGACGGCATGCTTAAAGAGGCAAAGAATCCGCCGCGGTCCATGCACGAAGCCATTGTATCAAGGTTAAAGGTCATGTCAAATCTTAATATTTCGGAGCGCCGTCTGCCGCAGGACGGAAGATTTAAAATAAGGATACAGAATAGAGAAGTGGATTTCAGGATATCCGTTCTTCCGTCGAGCGAAGGCGAAAAGGCGGCCATGAGGATCCTTGATAAAAGCCAGGCGATGCTTGATGTAAATAAGCTTGGCTTTGAAGATGCGCCCCTCAATGATTTAAAAAGAGAAGCCGAGAGGCCTCACGGCATGATATTAGTTTGCGGGCCTACGGGTTGCGGCAAGACGACCACACTTTATTCCATATTAAAAAATATCGATTCACCGGAAAAAAATATAGTGACGGTAGAAGATCCGGTGGAATACGATCTGTACGGGATAAACCAGGTATCAATACGGCCGGAAATAGGCCTGACATTCGCGAAATCCTTAAGAAGCATCTTAAGGCAGGATCCCGACGTAATAATGGTCGGGGAGATAAGGGATTTTGATACCGCGGATATTGCCATCAAATCGGCGCTTACGGGCCATTTGGTCTTAAGCACCCTCCATACGACGACTGCGCCGGGGGCGGTTATCAGGCTTGTGAATATGGGAGTAGAACCTTTTTTGATAACGTCTTCGGTGGTACTTGTCGGGGCTCAGCGCCTTGCAAGAAAAATATGCCCAAACTGTAAAGAGGAATACAAAATAGATAAGGCTGCGATAGAGAGATGCAATATTCAGGTAAGCGGGGAGCCTCTATTTTACCGCGGAAAAGGATGCAAGAATTGTATTAATACCGGATATAAAGGAAGAGTGGGCCTTATGGAGACACTCGTCCTGACCCCAAAAATAAAGACATTGATAGCAAATAGGGCCCAGGAATATCAGATAAAAGAGGCGGCACGGCAAGAGGGCATGGTTACTTTAAGAGAGAACGGTCTCAAGAAAGTACTGGCCGGTATTACGACATGGGAAGAAGTCATCAGGTTGACGACCGGCGACCAGGACATGGATACGGTGTAA
- the tadA gene encoding Flp pilus assembly complex ATPase component TadA produces MAKSLKDRLVEVLLDSKLITKEQLDKALKMQKKEKSNIGEVLVKEGFITQKDLMIILSRELNIPPMNLARYKISPDVIKLIPERIAKQYHLLPVAILGNTLTLAMSDPLNIFAIDDIRMLTKFDIDPVLATESDIKEAINIYYGTASTEMSQILEDAKEKEGELEVVEHEDIDISRLTEESKKAPIVKMVDLMLAEALKKRASDIHIEPCERELRIRYRIDGALHEALTLPKKNQNAVLARLKIMSKLDITESRLPQDGRFKIRLEGREVDFRVSVLPVSYGSKVVLRALDKSSLGVGLDKLGFLKEELERFEEGLKRPYGMLLLTGPTGCGKSTTLYSILNKLNTPEKNIITVEDPVEYQVEGITQIPVNADIGLTFSAGLRGLLRQSPDIIMVGEIRDFETADIAIKASLTGELVLSTLHTNDAPGAITRLIDMGVEPFLVASSIVLTAAQRLCRRICPHCKEEADIPMAVLERVWINKAEMDKLKGKKFFKGRGCPKCNNTGYYGRMGTLEVLIIDDAIRDMIIKCVPADQLKDYAVKHGMSTLRDNALKKFINGDTTLEEVLRITTVE; encoded by the coding sequence ATGGCAAAATCGCTTAAAGACAGACTAGTGGAAGTACTCCTGGACAGCAAGCTCATCACCAAAGAGCAGCTTGACAAGGCGCTTAAGATGCAGAAGAAGGAGAAGTCCAATATAGGCGAGGTCCTGGTAAAAGAGGGCTTTATTACCCAAAAGGACCTGATGATAATACTGAGCCGCGAGCTCAATATCCCGCCGATGAATCTCGCGAGATACAAGATCAGTCCCGATGTCATAAAACTCATACCCGAACGGATCGCAAAGCAGTATCATCTTCTTCCGGTGGCAATATTAGGCAATACCCTTACTTTGGCAATGAGCGACCCGCTCAATATATTCGCTATAGACGACATAAGAATGCTTACCAAGTTTGACATTGATCCGGTACTTGCCACAGAGAGTGATATAAAGGAAGCGATAAATATTTATTACGGTACCGCAAGCACGGAAATGTCGCAGATATTGGAGGATGCGAAAGAAAAGGAAGGAGAGTTAGAAGTAGTAGAGCACGAAGATATAGATATATCCCGCCTTACCGAAGAAAGCAAAAAAGCGCCCATAGTCAAAATGGTGGACCTTATGCTGGCGGAGGCGTTGAAAAAACGCGCGAGCGATATCCATATAGAACCGTGTGAGCGCGAATTGCGGATACGATACAGGATCGACGGCGCGCTTCATGAAGCCCTGACGCTTCCCAAGAAGAATCAAAATGCCGTATTGGCCAGATTGAAAATAATGTCAAAACTGGATATAACCGAGTCCCGGCTTCCTCAGGACGGAAGATTTAAGATACGCCTTGAAGGAAGAGAAGTGGATTTCAGGGTCTCTGTCCTACCCGTCTCCTACGGAAGCAAGGTGGTGCTGAGGGCACTTGATAAAAGCAGCTTGGGCGTCGGACTTGATAAATTGGGTTTTCTTAAAGAAGAACTCGAGAGGTTTGAAGAGGGCCTCAAGAGGCCTTATGGCATGTTGCTTCTCACGGGACCGACGGGATGCGGCAAATCTACGACTCTTTATTCTATACTTAACAAACTTAATACACCGGAGAAGAATATCATAACAGTCGAAGACCCCGTGGAGTATCAGGTCGAAGGAATTACGCAAATTCCCGTCAACGCCGATATCGGGCTTACTTTTTCAGCAGGCTTAAGAGGGCTTCTAAGGCAGAGTCCGGATATTATAATGGTGGGAGAAATAAGGGATTTCGAAACGGCGGACATAGCCATTAAGGCATCTTTAACGGGCGAACTTGTGCTGAGTACTTTGCATACTAATGACGCGCCCGGCGCTATTACGCGATTGATCGATATGGGGGTAGAGCCGTTTCTCGTTGCTTCAAGTATCGTCCTTACAGCCGCGCAGAGGTTATGCAGGCGTATATGTCCGCACTGTAAAGAAGAAGCGGATATACCTATGGCCGTACTGGAGAGAGTATGGATTAATAAGGCAGAAATGGATAAGCTGAAAGGAAAGAAGTTCTTCAAGGGCCGCGGCTGTCCCAAATGTAATAATACGGGTTACTACGGCCGGATGGGGACATTGGAAGTCCTTATAATAGACGATGCTATAAGAGACATGATTATAAAATGCGTCCCGGCTGATCAATTAAAGGACTATGCCGTTAAACACGGTATGTCCACATTGAGGGATAACGCGCTTAAAAAGTTTATTAACGGCGATACGACGCTGGAGGAAGTGCTGAGGATTACGACGGTAGAATAG
- a CDS encoding type II secretion system F family protein: protein MALYKYVAKNTSGQTVTGVLDAPDRALLIGKLREKDLVIVSIAEAKTSITQQGGFFQRRSVNIDDMVIFSRQLATMVDAGIPLVGALDILGEQMENKTFSEVILNVRDNVETGSSLSEALSKYPKTFSTLFVNMVKAGESSGMLDEILDRVATYLEKTSILQRKIKSALIYPAVITFMAIVITIILLVKVIPVFKDIFAGFGAALPRPTQVLIDLSDFLRKYFFFGVGFLVIMIFLLIRYINTEKGRLRFDTITLTMPIFGILLRKVAVSKFTRTLSTLVKSGVPILSSLEIVGKTSGNKLIEKAVVSIRSSIREGENIAEPLAKSKVFPPMVVRMISVGEQTGELEKMLSKIADFYDAQVDAAVTGLTSMIEPLIIAFLGIVIGTIVICMFLPIFKISTIINM from the coding sequence ATGGCATTATACAAGTATGTCGCGAAGAATACAAGCGGTCAGACCGTAACAGGGGTCTTAGATGCTCCGGACAGGGCCCTTTTAATCGGCAAGCTGAGAGAAAAAGATCTTGTCATAGTCTCTATTGCGGAAGCAAAGACGAGCATAACGCAACAGGGCGGGTTTTTTCAGCGTAGATCTGTAAATATAGATGATATGGTCATATTTTCGAGGCAGCTTGCCACTATGGTAGATGCGGGTATTCCCCTTGTCGGCGCGCTTGACATATTGGGCGAACAGATGGAGAACAAGACTTTTTCGGAGGTCATTTTGAATGTGAGGGATAATGTGGAGACGGGCTCAAGCCTCTCCGAGGCACTTTCAAAATATCCGAAGACATTCTCCACCCTATTCGTGAATATGGTGAAGGCCGGCGAATCAAGCGGTATGTTAGACGAGATACTGGACAGGGTGGCGACTTATCTGGAAAAGACGAGCATACTGCAGAGAAAGATAAAATCGGCATTGATATACCCCGCGGTTATAACTTTCATGGCCATAGTCATTACAATTATTCTCCTTGTTAAAGTCATACCGGTCTTTAAAGATATATTCGCCGGTTTCGGCGCGGCATTGCCCCGCCCGACTCAGGTCTTGATTGATTTAAGCGATTTTTTGCGTAAGTATTTCTTTTTCGGCGTTGGCTTTCTAGTAATTATGATTTTTCTCCTTATTCGGTATATAAATACCGAAAAAGGGCGCCTCAGATTCGATACCATAACGCTTACCATGCCCATATTCGGGATACTTCTTCGCAAAGTCGCGGTCAGCAAATTTACGCGCACCCTCTCCACCCTCGTAAAAAGCGGTGTGCCCATTTTGAGCTCGCTTGAGATAGTCGGCAAAACATCGGGCAATAAGCTTATAGAAAAGGCAGTGGTAAGTATAAGGTCCAGCATAAGGGAGGGGGAAAATATAGCAGAGCCGCTTGCTAAAAGTAAGGTATTCCCACCCATGGTCGTCAGGATGATTTCGGTAGGGGAGCAAACGGGCGAGCTTGAAAAGATGCTCTCAAAGATAGCTGACTTCTACGACGCGCAGGTAGATGCCGCTGTCACCGGCCTGACAAGCATGATAGAGCCCCTGATCATTGCCTTTTTGGGCATAGTAATCGGCACAATCGTTATCTGTATGTTCCTGCCAATATTCAAGATATCGACGATTATAAATATGTAA
- a CDS encoding prepilin-type N-terminal cleavage/methylation domain-containing protein: MLWLNRKGFTLVEIMIVVAIIGLLAAIAIPNFVKARETAQANACINNMRQIESAKEQWALEKGKTTGDVVVDAEAALYIKGGMPTCPAAGTYTVGVVGTDVICSLAAKGHVLP; encoded by the coding sequence ATGTTATGGCTAAATAGGAAAGGTTTTACGCTCGTTGAAATTATGATAGTTGTCGCAATTATAGGTTTATTGGCGGCTATAGCTATTCCTAACTTCGTGAAAGCCAGAGAGACGGCGCAGGCCAATGCCTGTATCAATAACATGAGGCAGATAGAGTCCGCGAAGGAGCAATGGGCGCTTGAGAAAGGCAAGACCACAGGCGATGTTGTTGTTGATGCCGAGGCTGCGCTTTATATCAAGGGCGGTATGCCTACTTGCCCAGCAGCTGGTACGTATACTGTTGGTGTCGTTGGCACTGATGTTATTTGCTCACTTGCAGCAAAGGGCCACGTATTGCCGTAA
- a CDS encoding prepilin-type N-terminal cleavage/methylation domain-containing protein → MIIIYCNYTSIKALKAERMLTVKNKAGYTLVELMIAVIIIGVLASIALPNYYKTRIGTRKGICMNNLRQIEAAVDRWVFENDIDEGYSVTQGDEDEIYVYLKNGKPECPARGIYTISAIGTYPQISCSVEGHVLAQ, encoded by the coding sequence GTGATAATAATTTACTGTAATTATACTTCTATAAAGGCGTTGAAAGCCGAAAGAATGTTGACTGTAAAAAATAAAGCAGGTTACACGTTAGTCGAGCTGATGATCGCGGTCATAATCATCGGCGTTTTAGCAAGCATAGCTTTACCCAATTATTATAAAACGCGAATCGGTACCAGAAAAGGCATCTGCATGAATAACCTGCGCCAGATAGAAGCGGCGGTCGATAGATGGGTATTTGAGAACGATATCGACGAGGGTTATTCGGTCACTCAGGGCGACGAAGACGAGATCTATGTCTACCTAAAGAACGGTAAACCCGAGTGCCCCGCCCGCGGGATTTACACAATAAGCGCGATAGGTACCTATCCGCAGATTAGTTGCAGTGTAGAAGGTCACGTACTAGCGCAATAA